In a single window of the Coffea eugenioides isolate CCC68of chromosome 3, Ceug_1.0, whole genome shotgun sequence genome:
- the LOC113766405 gene encoding uncharacterized protein LOC113766405 — protein MNSSHKLLNQLTVGFDSKKIKVRVTRMWDAINTNTGDVFALEMVLLDENELVYTSKVTILKVDFNSQLHYKACPKFQRKVTLEGSNFVCNACNQNVEYPKLRYMLKVLVSDATGSAWFVIFDQEAERIIEHKLSFVLEEFNKIGGTNNQYQPEVFSSQIPISTPDDSNQQHFNTLHMNNSSEGSTKITEEGNPHKKICMRSDNEKSINADLHEQIEENVQTEEKSKQVPEK, from the exons TCAAGGTTAGAGTGACGCGCATGTGGGATGCCATTAACACAAATACTGGTGATGTGTTTGCTCTTGAAATGGTACTACTCGATGAAAAT GAATTGGTTTACACTTCCAAAGTGACAATTCTGAAAGTTGATTTCAATAGTCAACTGCACTACAAAGCATGTCCAAAATTTCAGAGAAAAGTGACATTAGAAGGATCTAATTTTGTGTGCAATGCTTGCAATCAAAATGTGGAGTATCCTAAATTGAG GTATATGTTAAAagtcttggtaagtgatgcaaCCGGTAGTGCttggtttgttatatttgatcAAGAGGCTGAAAGAATAATAGAACACaaactttcttttgttcttgaagaATTTAACAAG ATTGGTGGAACCAACAACCAATACCAACCTGAAGTATTTTCTTCCCAGATCCCAATTAGTACACCAGATGATTCTAATCAACAGCATTTCAATACACTTCATATGAATAATTCATCAGAGGGTTCAACAAAAATCACAGAAGAAGGGAATCCTCATAAAAAGATTTGCATGAGAAG TGATAAtgaaaaatcaataaatgctgaTTTGCACGAACAAATCGAGGAGAATGTTCAAACAgaagaaaaatcaaaacaagTTCCTGAAAAATAG